The Xylocopa sonorina isolate GNS202 chromosome 10, iyXylSono1_principal, whole genome shotgun sequence genome contains the following window.
TCACCAAATTGCCTGGATTGGTTCATTATTTGGTTACAAATGAATTTATCTTTAGTGGTATAACATTTGTAATTAAACAGATGAGTGAAATGCATTGCAATCGAATAATACACGTAACAACATAAATTAAACAATTAGGATACTTTTCTTTCAACAAATGCGTCGATACATAGTTTCTTTCTACTTCCACTATGCTAGTCtagttcttttttattttccaagGAACAGGAATTTTCCATTATTAAGAGGCTGCTTGTTCGTCTGATATAGCGCAACTTAATGTATGGTGTAAATTTGTGTCATCCATAGTAAATGGTGGGTGGTTGTATCGTTTGGGAGTCGTGCAGTTACTCGTATCAGGATCCTGCGAAATTATCGCCGTTATGGGGCTACTAATCACGCAAAAGTATTCAGCATATCGTAAAACCCAAGTAAGTAAGTAATCGATCAATATATGTATTGTCATTGCGTCGCGTTgcttgtgtgtatgtgtgtacgtGTGTCAATCGAATAACGTTTGTTTATACTTCACCTTTACAAACATCACATTCGTTTAAtatgtaaaaagaaaaaaaagacgtTTGTCAACAGATTTCCGAAGTAGTTTTTATAATAAATCATTATCTGTTACAGCTTccattttgttttcttttttgttttctcATTTCTTCGGTTGTTCGATAATATTTTTTTCATATTAAAACGTTCGCAATGAAATGTTTTACATAGGCACGTAAATACAGTTATAATCCTCACAGGAGGAAAAGGGATAGTATGACAAAGAGGAGATTGGGACGGGAATTTACGAAAGCACAGATGTATGTGTCAAGATGCAACTCGATCGTAAAAACAATAACAAGTTCGATAAAAGTAAAGATAAGAAACGGCAAAAAAGGAAATGCTAATCGTTTATCAGTTTCTACGAAAAGTATTTAGTTGTAACTCGTTAAATAATTAGATTAACGTTTGGTTGGAGAGgaaatgtattatatattacGAGCGATGGCGGGCTGGGGAGAGAGGGGGGTGGATTAGCGCTTAACATCCGTACCATTAGGCGTGAAATATGTCTTGTTAAATTAATCATTTAAATGATATCtatctaaaataaaatatatgtgtaattgaataaaaattaatCGAAACGTATAGCGTGtacgtacaaatgaatgtacgtTCGCGTCCACCGTTTTATTGATGTTTTAGGTCAATAGAACAACGTACAAATCAATTTCCTAGGAAACGGCTCGCCTGCCAATTTTGAGGGAGCAACTTTCCGGCTACAAATTTGCACCTCGGTATTTCCCAAACCCGATGTCTCGAAACGTAATCTAGCTGAAGAAACGTGTAAGCAAAGCCGAGCGGAAGTAGTATCGTCTTTATCGTATCGAGTACAGAAGAATAATAAAGATCATTAAAATGGGCTCCACAAGACAGCAGGACAGATTACTTGGCGGTGGGATATCATTGCCGCAATGGATGAAAGGAACAACCGACAATAGGTGCGTTTCCATTCATACCTTCTGTAAGATCTAAGCCTTTTGAAATTGTCAAAATTCGACCTCTACTAAGTTGCAGGCTTGCGATGCTTTAACCGTAGCATTATTTCTTGCTGAAGAGATAGAAAACGGTAAGAGGCAGTTTCTCGAATTATCGACAGGACATTTTGGCAAATCCATAAACAACTAATACAAAAGATGCATCTAGTTACAGATTCGGCTGTAAATACCGCGGTATTATTCATTGAAGAATAGAAAAAGAACTAGATGCATGTTGTTCGAGACTTAGCATTAGTACGTACGCTTCGCGGGcgtgaaaaaatatttatacgCGAAATTTGGCCAACGCGCGATACGAGGTGAATAAGTAGTCAAACACATCGGCATTGTGCCTGCTATTCTTAGACACACGACACTCTTGACGAGAGTAGTGCGGCCTCGTGCGGTTCACTATGTAACGTATAACATACGTTATAGTCTGTAGTGACTATCTCGGCACATTTTCATCATTTTACATACGTCAGAAATACGGATCGAATAACATCCTTTAGTTCACGCACGTTCAACTACGCCGATGATTATTATCGCGCATTAGTGTCGAACTCGATTACTCGTGGAAGCTATTAACTTATCCAGAGCACAACTGATCATTGTAACGTCGGTATTAGGATTTAGGAATTTGTAAACGACCCACTGGTCGTAAAGAGAACGATCTACGAATGGTAAGAAGATAGAAAAAGCCGAGGAAATCTTCTAACACTACGGTCGAATCGTGTCGTGTCGAGGAGTCGTAACAAGAAATTTGTAGTTATGCTACTTTTTAATCGagtaggatacccctgttcatACGCTTCATTAACCTTACcacatttcttaaataacacgtTATTGATCAACCATTTTTGTTCCCCCTTCTGTTTTCTATAGATTTTTTGATGACTCTACATTCAGTCCGCCATCTCACGACGATAGCTTCTTTTATATACGATATCCGAAAACGCAGAACCGATTGCCGGTTTCGCAAGAGTACCGGCCGATCGACGAGGTATTTGGTGAGCAAAGCATCACTTCATCGGCGAACAATGTGAAAACCCAGCAGGAGATACAACAACAGGTTatcgaagagaagagaaaaaatcaGGAGATCGACTTTAGCAAACATCCGTTACCGTGTCAACCATTTGTACCAACAACTTCAGTAGCGAGTAAAGGTATCAGAGTAAATTGTTATACATTTATCTTGACGTACATAAAGAGCAATCTAGATGGTTAATTCAGTTTCGATTACCGTAAATTTATAGAACAACGAGAAACCAGAAATAAAaacctttttttctctttatgATCGCGCGTCTCAGAAAACGAGGTTAAACCAATTCCAAGGGCATCGTCGATCGATAACATTAAACCTGTAAAGTCTCAAGGGATAGATGATGGATTTCATGGCGAGCCAGCACTTTGTGGAAAGTCAATTGTTCTTGTAGCCAGTCAGATGATGTCTAACAAATTTCACGAGACCTTCACGGCCGAACAGGCCGGTGGTCAACCGAGAAGAGGAAGCAAATCTTTACCAGCCACACCGCTTGCTTCGCCAACAGGCAGTCCAAGTAGCTCTCCGAAAGCACGACGACGTGCCCCTTCGAATCGATATTTTACTGGCACGTTCCTCCTTGATCGAGAAAAGTTTCAAGGCGGTtggattttaggaagcattctcGGGCAATCCAGAGAAATCGTTACAGGAAAAATTGAGGAGGAGGACGAGGCTGTCGACGTTCCTGCTGTTGTTCCGTCTAGAGCGCTTAGTCGGAAAAAATCTATATCTTCGCAAAATCTCACATATGTCGGAAGCAGTGAAAAATCAGTCGAAAAGCCAGCGATCTACTCCAATGTATTACAGGCGAAACCTTCAGAGTTAAGGGAGATGAATTTCTGGTCACCTACGTCAATGTGAACCATTATGCAAAAAATCGTACCTGCGCCCTTTGCTCGTCCACGCTTTATTATTCGTTTATGCTTTCAAGCTTAATTAATTTGTAAGGCGAAGTTCTGTTAGAAGGAAAACACAGTAGAAATTTGTACACTCgccatattttattttaaaatcaaCGAACGAATGAGTTGATAAGAAAGAAAATGATCAATCTCTTTACGTAGCTAATTGTTTTTCGCGTATTCTTAGCGGTGTGCTTATTTGGCAATTATCGTAATTAATATTCAGCAATAACGAATCTATagttattttcttttctttttttgttcctTGTACACTTTTAGTTGGTATTTTAAACCAGGAACGGAAGAGATACTTGCGTACCACAAGATAATGATTCTCCCCCCTTGTTTTTTGGAAGAACAAAGATGATGGAGACAAATCGTAGTTGTTctacgaaatctattgcttgacgATTTCGATCAATCGTTCGATTTTATTTAAcactttaaaaataaaaaataaaagaagaatgTTACATTATAAGTATGTGTTTATGTTGTTTCTTATATTTATATGCAAAGTGGGTGTTGGAAAATAGTAAGAGAACATAAAGCTTAATAAACATCCGAAAAGCCTTTGGTTCAAGAAAATCgatatttaaatgaaagtacAAGTTACGAACACGTGGAATCCGTGAATTTTTAGGAAGAAGTAGTCGTATATTAGAATGGATAGTTATTTAATAATCACCGTAATAATTAACCAACAAACGTAGACGTTGGAGCAAAGATGTTCACCTTGCCGACTAATTCATCGCAATAACGCTACAGTGAACTGTGTTATATTTTCCTCGGCATTACCACAAATGGATTATCGAATAGGTCATTACTAGGCAAAACTCTCTCTATGTATGCACAATGAAATGTATGTATACACATAATGGACACATGCGGAGGATCAGCCGCTGTTTTTTGGTATGTCGCGGAAATTCGTATGCTGTAACCGCGTTAACCAGCCAACGAATTATATATTGGGTTCATGCTATTACTAACTAAGAAACATGAATTGTAGAAACATTACTGTCGATACATTGTACTGTATTTTATagagaaataataaataaacgaaACCTGATGTACATACCAACAAATGTTTTCTACTTTAACGATCCATATCAAATCTGCCGTACGTGGTAATACGTACTATAATAGAAACTTAATTATTCAAACTAATAGCAACGACACAATTCGAATAAACGAATATCTCTGTGAAACAATTTTGTTTCAATAAAAATTTCGAAGAGAAATCTGTAACGCCGTCAATGAAAAAGAATATGCTTTGCAATTCTTATTGGCCAAAGGCACATATTAGGAAATAAGAAAGGTTCTTCGATACCAGCTTACCAAATTATAGCACACTACATTGCCTCCGGCGTGCTTACGAAATCCCAAAGTTCTTGGCCGTGCCCCTACTGCTACACTTTGCCAATGTCAATTGCATAAAAACTGCAACCAGCAGCGTCTCGGATTGCATTCCCGTTCACTTTGTACTTGCATTTATTCTGTGCAACCCTACTCCCCACCATTTTTTCATCTCTTTTATTGTTGATTATCTGAAAGCAGATTCAGAGTAAGTTTCCGTCAagatttcttcaaactatctcaaaACAAATGGTAATCGTTAATGATTTTAATAAGTAATAGTTATGTGCAAAATTTGTTTCAGCTTTATCATTTCTTCTTGTATTATTATCATAATGTTCAATTTTAACCGATGCTTCCAAAAGACTCTGGGAACCAGATCATTTCCTAGCTTTATTAACTATAATTTACCGTCATTAATAACACTGCGACGTATATTAAACGCATAACTCCTTACACAATAGCTGTAACCGTAATTCTATAGTACATATACCTGGATGGCGAGACATATCGGTTGCAATTTGAGATGCACTCGTGTTGAGTAATTGTGCGAATGTTCCCCTATCTTTTACCTTTCTATCATCGGTGTAAATTTACACGTTGATGTTGTAATACACGTTTAGTGAGACGCATCGAAACTGAgtctattcatttgaagatgCTCGACATTTTTCTTCTGCATTTCATTCCCTTCTGTCCTCCATTTTCATACCTGATACACTTTTTATTCCTATTTTATCACATTTTGTCATATTCTCTGAATAATGGTAATTTTTATTCAATAAGGCCATAAGTGCCACGATCTATCTGCTACTCAGGTTTTCGTGATATCGAATATGCTTCGGCTTTACGCACGTGTCGCAATGTCGGCTCGTTATGAACTCCCTACAATACAGTTGCCTTTCGGTCGACGGACACCCGATACCAAGTTTTCGGGAAAAAATGTTTCAAGTTATCTATCTCTAGACAGGTTTACAAGAGCTTGCATATAAATAGTCTGACAGAATCACCAAATGCATTCAATTCGTTCGTTGCTTCTGAACAGTTAAGAAAGCAGCTACTACCTATTATCATCATGTTCAGAGTAAGTAGAAGCATAACAAAATAACTTATAAAACACGATTTATCTGAATCTTAACGGTTAACATCTTAATTAGTTGTTCGACCTTTTTTTAACTAAATTTTGTCTTTTCAGTTTTTGGTGATCTGCGGTTGTTTGCTGGCGGTCGCGCAGGCTGGCGTGATAGGCGGTGGTTTGCTCGCAACCGCGCCAACAGCGGTCGCATTACAGCAAGCGGGAGCAGCGGCTCTCCCTCTGTCCGCGACGGTCGCGGTACCAACTATCGCAACATCCACCTCTAACTTGATACGGGGTATCGGTAACTTAGGTGCCATATCGGCGTACGCGAAGAGCGTAGATACACCGTTCAGTAGCGTCAGGAAAGCGGACGTGCGCGTTAACAATCCTGGAATCGTGACGGCGACCGCTGTGCCAGCCCCAGTAGTCGCGGTCGCGAATACCGCTCTTACAGGTACCTGATTACGGGGTGCCAATCTACACTCTCTAACACGCACAACTCACCTTATATACATCTACCATACGATGACTGAGGATACCGATTATTCGCGTACACTGCGAACTCTTAAGATCTATACGATGATGTCTTTATCAGGGCAATATCAAGTTAAAACCTGTTTGTAGTACATATAACGGTCTACGAGTATCGGTAACTTTCAATCGGATTTGTACTCAAGATATATCAAGGTTTTATTGACTTGTTGTTGCGCAAACAAAGATTTATCGATAGATATCAGTCCGTCCGTTGTGTATGCGTTATGTCTTTCAGTCATTGTACATTACTGCTACATACATTCATTCGTCGCTAATATAGCGGCCTGGCACTTTGATATGTACTTACACGTGCACCTTTACACCACTTTTTCTAGCCGTGATACTTAATAGTAACATCATAGTACGGTCGACGAGAACGTTGTGCTCTAAAGGAAATCGGGCGCTTGGCGACCGCTTGCCGGCACGCTTCCTTTGCGCATTAGAATCGATATTATATTAGTCCGCTTTTCTCATGTTTCACTTTCTCTTCACTATTTCAATATCTGCCTTAATACGTTATTCTTTTCATCCTTTTTCCATCTTCTTCATTCATACTTTTTCGTTATCTTCCTTTGTTTCGTTCATTGCTGAGTATTACCACACGCTTTGTTACACTATATAAATGCAATATTGTTTCGTGTTGCAGATGTGTTCGCGCGTACGTACTATATAGAAGCTCGAGTTCAAATTTTCTTTGAACGAAGCAAAGATTGATGTATTGAGTATTCGACTTCATTGAAATCGCCCAATTTACTACGACTGTTTTGTGAAATCGTTTCAGCTCCTGTGGCTACAGCCGCTGTTGCTGGACCTACAACACTCCTCGCACCTGGACTGGCCACTGCAATCGCAGCTGGACCGGCTCTCACCACGACTGGCATCGCGGCTGCTCCCTTAGGACTCAACGGTTTAGCCTTGAACGGCCTGGGTGCTGTCAAGGTTCTCTAAGACCACACTCTATACACTCGTATCGATGGCGAGTCGTTGTTACATCTCAAACGATCTATTTTGTCACAGAATGTAATAATCGAATATTCAATAAACGAACAATCGTTACTCTATATTATCTACTTTCCTGATTGAAATGTCCTATCTGCCGGTTCCCTCCAATATTTGATCCGTAGACCTTCCATAGACTTTTCTCCAATTCAGGAAAAATCACGATGCTTTAGACTGCACGATACGCTCGAATGTAGCACCATTTATAAGCAGTAACTTTGATGCAAAATCATATCTGTCAGATAATCAAACATTGCGGTTACAGTAGTTGCAAACTATAACGAGAACAGCAACAATTCGATTTAGAAATCAAATTGGCAGTTCTCGTTTCACAAACTAGGGATACTGTGATATTTTGTACCTTATATGTTTTGTCGTAcaatgtaaagaaaaaaaataaaaaaaaaaaaaaaagagtcgtTTGTTGTACACGTTAATGTATCCTGTATTTAATAAATAGAAAAGGGACAAGTATCAAATACAAATACATTATgattgttcagatcgatttttCGCGTTGAATTGATGAGCAGCAACGGTCCAGGTGAGAGGGAGCGATTACCAGGAGTAAGAGACGCCGATGGGGCTGCTGTAGGCCATATGCGAGACAGCCACAGCCGGTGAGTAGGCTACACCAAGGAGCGGGCTATGGGCTGCTGCGGCCAACGGTGCTGCTGCAAGGGGTTCCGCGTGTGCAGCGTAAGCCAACGGGGCGGCATGGGCATAGATAGCGGGGTTGGTTACACGAATGTCGGATTTGCTGGAGCTGGAGTACGGTGTAGCAATTGTCTTCGACTGAGTTGCGATCTGGGCCAGATTTCCGCTGCTGCGGAGGATATTATCGGACGTTGAGGTCAAAGCTGCCGAGGTTAAAGTGTATTGTCCAGCGTACGGTGAATAGAAACCAGCATTGCACATACCGGCCAAAGCGCAAGCGATTATTACGACCTAAAAAAGGAAAGAACTAGATTAGTAAAATCATATAAAAAATAGATGTATATAATACTGTTATACCAATTTTCCATTTGAACACGATGTTCTTACGATACTATAATGATTAAAAATGTCGAGTCTTGTACTTTGGGCAATCATCAGATTCTTTACTTATGTCACTGTTGCGGTAAACGAGCAACTGTAACTATTGTTATATTCTTACAAATGTTCTAGCGGAACGTACAGCGCACAGTCATATGATCCTGCGCTGTTTATGAAAATAGCGCAACAGAGTGTTAGTAATAATGTTTAGCTGATATACTTTGCTAAACTATTTTATGTTGCTTACCTTCGAGAACATTTTGAGTTGGGTTGGAGGATCGTTGGTTGATTCGTTAACAATGTACGAAGGCAAATGCGTGTCGATCCTTTCGTAGCCGAAATCTTATATAGTCCGCGGGGCTATGTGAACCAGATAGGCGCTACGATTCGGACCGGAATTCTGGTGGGGTTCAAGGGCGTGTTTCGAACGAGTGCCGAAAAAACTTTCGCCATAAGAACATGCGTAATCATTCGTACACTTTTCTCCGCCACGCCCGatccttctcctttttttccttttctctcttCCGACAATTTCGTTAAGTTATCCCCTCCGACCTTGGACTAAAAATCCAAAACCGTCGACCGGTTAC
Protein-coding sequences here:
- the Cpf2 gene encoding cuticular protein CPF2 isoform X2, which translates into the protein MFRFLVICGCLLAVAQAGVIGGGLLATAPTAVALQQAGAAALPLSATVAVPTIATSTSNLIRAPVATAAVAGPTTLLAPGLATAIAAGPALTTTGIAAAPLGLNGLALNGLGAVKVL
- the Cpf1 gene encoding cuticular protein CPF1 isoform X2 — its product is MFSKVVIIACALAGMCNAGFYSPYAGQYTLTSAALTSTSDNILRSSGNLAQIATQSKTIATPYSSSSKSDIRVTNPAIYAHAAPLAYAAHAEPLAAAPLAAAAHSPLLGVAYSPAVAVSHMAYSSPIGVSYSW
- the LOC143428528 gene encoding uncharacterized protein LOC143428528 — its product is MGSTRQQDRLLGGGISLPQWMKGTTDNRFFDDSTFSPPSHDDSFFYIRYPKTQNRLPVSQEYRPIDEVFGEQSITSSANNVKTQQEIQQQVIEEKRKNQEIDFSKHPLPCQPFVPTTSVASKENEVKPIPRASSIDNIKPVKSQGIDDGFHGEPALCGKSIVLVASQMMSNKFHETFTAEQAGGQPRRGSKSLPATPLASPTGSPSSSPKARRRAPSNRYFTGTFLLDREKFQGGWILGSILGQSREIVTGKIEEEDEAVDVPAVVPSRALSRKKSISSQNLTYVGSSEKSVEKPAIYSNVLQAKPSELREMNFWSPTSM
- the Cpf1 gene encoding cuticular protein CPF1 isoform X1; translated protein: MIAQSTRLDIFNHYSIVVIIACALAGMCNAGFYSPYAGQYTLTSAALTSTSDNILRSSGNLAQIATQSKTIATPYSSSSKSDIRVTNPAIYAHAAPLAYAAHAEPLAAAPLAAAAHSPLLGVAYSPAVAVSHMAYSSPIGVSYSW
- the Cpf2 gene encoding cuticular protein CPF2 isoform X1, yielding MFRFLVICGCLLAVAQAGVIGGGLLATAPTAVALQQAGAAALPLSATVAVPTIATSTSNLIRGIGNLGAISAYAKSVDTPFSSVRKADVRVNNPGIVTATAVPAPVVAVANTALTAPVATAAVAGPTTLLAPGLATAIAAGPALTTTGIAAAPLGLNGLALNGLGAVKVL